One genomic region from Kiritimatiellia bacterium encodes:
- a CDS encoding S8/S53 family peptidase, with product MKLLCIDSQGERIQAQYRDLLPSIEMRGTPTPEKWRDTKCHEHGSLCGWLLALPAQAAILAGELTDKVELVFCRIFDQNARFIPGSEERILDVIREERPDVVSRSWGQWDMDDIMGEYYAQIEWADWAQRYAALQAEIGSLDVGAAGNDDDNDKDDDIVYPQRLLADCCIIGAAHRSGKPAAWSGDGAGVLCVMWGDRVYSPDATGRWCLWSGTSAATPKFAGAAALRRQQAREIKLTVMHEATRPSRAIYENMTHHAKWGFGNWEEAWQKYARLMPTELMPPPAPAGIQSLVEPIEFFEFRRLI from the coding sequence GTGAAGCTCCTATGCATTGACTCCCAGGGTGAGCGCATCCAGGCCCAGTACCGGGATCTCCTGCCCAGTATCGAAATGCGCGGCACGCCCACGCCCGAGAAGTGGCGGGATACAAAATGCCACGAACACGGCTCGCTTTGCGGCTGGCTCCTGGCGCTGCCCGCCCAGGCGGCGATACTGGCCGGAGAGTTGACCGATAAGGTCGAGTTGGTCTTCTGCCGCATTTTCGATCAGAACGCCCGGTTCATCCCCGGTTCCGAGGAACGCATCCTCGACGTGATCCGGGAGGAGCGGCCGGACGTGGTCTCGCGGTCCTGGGGCCAGTGGGACATGGACGACATCATGGGCGAGTACTACGCCCAGATCGAATGGGCCGACTGGGCCCAGCGGTACGCCGCGCTCCAGGCCGAGATCGGGTCCCTCGATGTCGGCGCCGCGGGCAACGACGATGACAACGACAAAGACGACGATATCGTCTACCCGCAACGGCTCCTGGCCGACTGCTGCATCATCGGCGCCGCGCACCGGTCCGGGAAGCCGGCGGCGTGGTCAGGCGACGGGGCAGGGGTTCTCTGCGTGATGTGGGGCGATCGCGTCTACTCGCCGGACGCCACGGGCCGCTGGTGTCTGTGGTCAGGGACCAGCGCCGCCACGCCGAAGTTCGCCGGGGCCGCGGCCCTGCGCCGGCAACAGGCGCGTGAGATCAAGCTCACGGTCATGCACGAGGCCACGAGGCCCTCGAGGGCGATCTACGAGAACATGACGCATCACGCCAAGTGGGGCTTCGGCAACTGGGAGGAAGCCTGGCAGAAATACGCGCGCCTCATGCCCACCGAGTTGATGCCGCCTCCTGCGCCTGCGGGGATCCAGAGCCTGGTTGAGCCCATCGAGTTCTTTGAGTTCAGGCGGCTCATCTGA